One part of the Actinomyces howellii genome encodes these proteins:
- a CDS encoding SseB family protein: MSDQDGPVSLAARQRLSRLLAAPTAFPHDDGSVDPGVGQALAEDDEHLRLEGLVAALDGGRVLIGLQPHSRQRQEGCGSRPGAGEDEPAVPSVVVADGRRALPVFTGVVALTAWRPEARPVPVASSRAARLARREADGLWLVDPGTLDLCVPRSAVAALARERRWVPPWRDDPLLAELGREIGAVPGVGGVRIEPGRGAALRVLVQLGPEGAAQVGSVLARCGRVVSDPAWAERLDAVELCPLPPLPRPPRPPRPARSGQMAPRDRDL; the protein is encoded by the coding sequence GTGAGCGACCAGGACGGGCCCGTGTCCCTGGCCGCCCGTCAACGACTGTCCCGCCTCCTGGCGGCACCCACCGCCTTCCCCCACGACGACGGCTCGGTCGACCCCGGGGTTGGTCAGGCCCTCGCGGAGGACGACGAGCACCTGCGCCTTGAGGGGCTCGTCGCGGCCCTCGACGGCGGACGGGTTCTCATCGGGCTCCAGCCCCACTCCCGGCAACGGCAGGAGGGCTGCGGCTCCCGCCCCGGGGCCGGGGAGGACGAGCCCGCGGTCCCCAGCGTGGTCGTGGCCGACGGACGCCGTGCGCTTCCCGTGTTCACCGGCGTCGTGGCGCTCACGGCCTGGCGCCCGGAGGCGCGGCCTGTCCCGGTGGCCTCGAGCCGTGCCGCCCGGCTCGCCCGCCGGGAGGCCGACGGCCTGTGGCTCGTCGACCCCGGGACGCTCGACCTGTGCGTGCCGCGCTCGGCGGTTGCCGCGCTGGCCAGGGAGCGCCGGTGGGTGCCACCGTGGCGTGACGACCCCCTCCTCGCCGAGCTCGGTCGTGAGATCGGCGCCGTCCCGGGGGTCGGGGGAGTGCGGATCGAGCCTGGTCGGGGTGCGGCGCTGCGGGTCCTCGTCCAGCTCGGGCCCGAGGGCGCCGCCCAGGTAGGGAGCGTGCTCGCCCGGTGCGGCAGGGTCGTGTCGGACCCGGCCTGGGCCGAGCGCCTCGACGCCGTCGAGCTGTGCCCCCTGCCCCCGTTGCCCCGTCCTCCCCGTCCTCCCCGTCCCGCGAGATCGGGACAAATGGCACCCCGAGATCGGGACTTATGA
- the priA gene encoding bifunctional 1-(5-phosphoribosyl)-5-((5-phosphoribosylamino)methylideneamino)imidazole-4-carboxamide isomerase/phosphoribosylanthranilate isomerase PriA, whose translation MLTLLPAVDVADGKAVRLLQGEAGSETDYGSPVDAALDWVAAGAQWIHLVDLDAAFGRGSNAPLLARIVAEVGVNVELSGGIRDDASLARALDAGAARVNLGTAALENPEWTEKVIAEHGQAIAVGLDVRGTTLAARGWTREGGDLWETLARLDAAGCARYVVTDVTRDGTLTGPNTELLRQVCARTDAPVVASGGIAGLDDLRALTRLVPEGVEGAIIGKALYNGNMTLSDALAVARGQEPGK comes from the coding sequence ATGCTCACCCTTCTTCCCGCCGTCGACGTCGCCGACGGCAAGGCCGTCCGCCTCCTCCAGGGAGAGGCCGGCTCCGAGACCGACTACGGCAGCCCGGTCGACGCCGCGCTCGACTGGGTCGCCGCCGGCGCGCAGTGGATCCACCTGGTCGACCTCGACGCCGCCTTCGGGCGCGGCTCGAACGCCCCCCTGCTGGCGCGCATCGTCGCCGAGGTCGGTGTCAACGTCGAGCTCTCCGGGGGGATCCGTGACGACGCCTCCCTGGCGCGCGCCCTGGACGCGGGCGCGGCGCGGGTCAACCTCGGCACGGCGGCGCTCGAGAACCCCGAGTGGACCGAGAAGGTCATCGCCGAGCACGGCCAGGCCATCGCCGTGGGCCTTGACGTACGCGGCACGACGCTGGCCGCGCGCGGCTGGACCCGGGAGGGCGGCGACCTGTGGGAGACCCTCGCCCGCCTCGACGCCGCCGGCTGCGCCCGCTACGTCGTGACCGACGTGACCCGCGACGGCACCTTGACGGGCCCCAACACCGAGCTGCTGCGCCAGGTATGTGCCCGCACCGACGCCCCGGTCGTCGCCTCCGGCGGCATCGCGGGACTCGATGACCTGCGGGCGCTGACCCGGCTCGTGCCCGAGGGCGTCGAGGGGGCGATCATCGGCAAGGCCCTGTACAACGGCAACATGACCCTGTCCGACGCCCTGGCGGTGGCCCGCGGCCAGGAGCCCGGTAAGTGA
- the hisH gene encoding imidazole glycerol phosphate synthase subunit HisH, whose product MKAPRVVVLSYGSGNVRSAVRALERVGARVDLTDDAQAVERADGLVVPGVGAFGAVMDQLRAVDAPRLIERRLAGGRPVLGICVGMQVLFESSAEHAADGAGIEGLAQWPGTVTRLQADVVPHMGWSRVRPAAGSVLFEGLDEERFYFVHSYAATTDPAALLGPGPTRLPLTTWARHGQDFVAAVENGALCATQFHPEKSGDAGARLLRNWLRTL is encoded by the coding sequence GTGAAAGCACCCAGGGTGGTCGTCCTGTCCTACGGAAGCGGTAACGTGCGCTCGGCCGTGCGCGCCCTTGAGCGCGTCGGTGCCAGGGTGGACCTGACCGACGACGCGCAGGCCGTGGAGCGGGCCGACGGCCTGGTCGTTCCCGGCGTCGGAGCCTTCGGAGCGGTCATGGACCAGCTCCGGGCGGTCGACGCCCCGCGTCTCATCGAGCGCCGCCTGGCGGGGGGCAGGCCGGTGCTGGGCATCTGCGTGGGCATGCAGGTGCTCTTCGAGTCCTCCGCCGAGCACGCCGCGGACGGGGCCGGCATCGAGGGACTGGCCCAGTGGCCCGGCACCGTCACCCGTCTGCAGGCCGACGTCGTACCCCACATGGGGTGGAGCAGGGTCCGTCCTGCGGCGGGCTCGGTGCTCTTTGAGGGCCTGGACGAGGAGCGCTTCTACTTCGTCCACTCCTACGCGGCCACCACCGACCCCGCGGCCCTGCTCGGTCCGGGCCCCACCCGCCTGCCGCTGACCACATGGGCCAGGCACGGCCAGGACTTCGTGGCCGCGGTGGAGAACGGGGCGCTGTGCGCCACCCAGTTCCACCCCGAGAAGTCCGGGGACGCCGGGGCGAGGCTTCTGCGCAACTGGCTGAGGACGCTGTGA
- a CDS encoding serine/threonine-protein kinase — MTSTPVPPPPPQATAQLHIPGVRLLDVIGRGGFATVYGGVQESMARPVAVKIDSRPLSDERNRRRYLREVQAAGRITGHPHVVSLIDTGVLPDDRPFIVMERCDGGSLVDLVARGPVAPADAVALVRAAASALGAAHDAGVLHRDVKPANILLDSYGSPRLTDFGIAAVEREGQDPTVTLECLTPDFAPPEAFALSTPGPSGDVWSMGAVLFFLLTGRGPRRGLDGSVRSLPEIVRDLDTPVRLDEPVIPAEIRPVLARAMSRDPMERYRNGTELTEALAAIQDAMGNGDLTVAGPVVAVRLAEAGLLSGAAGSAPTAHTVALGSSSTPPAPQLLPAGARPGNPSAASVPVLSPEDSLAEERRVRRQTVAAAVLGFVAGLVLGALTGWAVPTLSSALGGSGLNDSAVQAASAQATGTAGTAAPAAQETDPSAQASTPPHAVGTCLGGIVSLSGISSASEVDCAQAHSWEVFATGTLDAATSGRTDAELEADPTVIATCTAEAARAYGISDPEVAVLGPSEVEWTVNGSRGFSCIATPA, encoded by the coding sequence GTGACCAGCACCCCCGTCCCCCCACCGCCGCCTCAGGCCACCGCACAGCTGCACATCCCGGGGGTCAGGCTCCTGGACGTCATCGGCCGCGGCGGCTTCGCCACCGTCTACGGCGGCGTGCAGGAGTCGATGGCCCGTCCGGTGGCGGTCAAGATCGACTCGCGCCCCCTGAGTGACGAGCGCAACCGGCGCCGTTACCTGCGTGAGGTCCAGGCAGCGGGCCGGATCACGGGCCACCCGCACGTCGTGTCGCTCATCGACACCGGGGTGCTGCCCGACGACCGCCCCTTCATCGTCATGGAGCGCTGTGACGGGGGGAGCCTGGTCGACCTCGTGGCGCGCGGTCCCGTGGCTCCCGCCGACGCCGTCGCGCTCGTGCGCGCGGCCGCCTCGGCCCTGGGCGCGGCGCATGACGCCGGGGTCCTGCACCGCGACGTCAAGCCCGCCAACATCCTGCTCGACTCCTACGGCTCTCCTCGCCTCACCGACTTCGGCATCGCCGCCGTCGAGCGCGAGGGCCAGGACCCCACGGTCACCCTCGAGTGCCTCACCCCGGACTTCGCCCCTCCCGAGGCCTTCGCGCTGAGCACGCCAGGTCCCAGCGGGGACGTGTGGTCGATGGGCGCGGTCCTGTTCTTCCTGCTCACGGGCCGTGGTCCCCGGCGGGGCCTGGACGGCTCGGTGCGCTCCCTGCCCGAGATCGTGCGCGACCTCGACACCCCGGTCCGGCTCGACGAGCCCGTCATCCCCGCTGAGATCCGGCCGGTGCTCGCCCGCGCCATGAGCCGGGACCCGATGGAGCGCTACCGCAACGGCACCGAGCTGACCGAGGCCCTGGCCGCCATCCAGGACGCCATGGGCAACGGCGACCTGACCGTCGCCGGACCGGTCGTGGCGGTTCGGCTCGCCGAGGCCGGGCTGCTGTCGGGTGCGGCCGGGAGCGCGCCCACTGCGCACACCGTCGCCCTGGGCTCGTCCTCGACCCCACCGGCCCCCCAGCTCCTGCCCGCCGGCGCACGGCCAGGCAACCCGTCCGCCGCCTCTGTGCCCGTGCTCTCCCCCGAGGACTCCCTGGCCGAGGAGCGGCGGGTCCGCCGGCAGACGGTCGCTGCCGCGGTTCTCGGCTTCGTGGCCGGACTGGTCCTCGGCGCGCTGACCGGGTGGGCGGTGCCGACGTTGAGCTCCGCCCTGGGAGGCAGCGGGCTCAACGACTCGGCCGTGCAGGCCGCCAGCGCGCAGGCCACGGGAACCGCGGGCACGGCGGCACCGGCTGCCCAGGAGACGGACCCCAGCGCACAGGCCTCCACACCTCCCCATGCGGTGGGGACCTGCCTGGGAGGCATCGTGTCGCTCTCGGGGATCTCGAGCGCCTCCGAGGTGGACTGCGCCCAGGCGCACTCCTGGGAGGTCTTCGCCACGGGCACCCTCGACGCCGCGACGAGCGGGCGCACCGACGCCGAGCTCGAGGCCGACCCGACCGTCATTGCCACCTGCACGGCCGAGGCGGCTCGCGCCTACGGCATCAGCGACCCCGAGGTCGCCGTCCTGGGTCCCAGTGAGGTGGAGTGGACGGTCAACGGCAGCCGTGGCTTCTCATGCATCGCCACACCGGCCTAG
- the hisB gene encoding imidazoleglycerol-phosphate dehydratase HisB, translating to MSRTARIERTTSESSVVVEIDLDGTGRTEISTTVPFYDHMLTALGKHSLIDMTVRATGDTDIDVHHTVEDTAICIGQALRTALGDKRGIRRFGDALVPLDEALAQAVVDVSGRPYLVHDGESEAFVHHLLGGHFTGSMVRHVLEAIAYHAGICLHVRVVSGRDPHHVAEAEFKALARALRAAVEPDPRVEGIPSTKGAL from the coding sequence ATGAGCCGCACCGCCCGTATTGAACGCACGACCAGTGAGTCCTCGGTCGTCGTCGAGATCGACCTGGACGGCACCGGGCGCACGGAGATCTCGACCACCGTGCCCTTCTACGACCACATGCTCACGGCGCTGGGCAAGCACTCGCTCATCGACATGACCGTGCGCGCCACCGGGGACACTGACATCGACGTCCACCACACCGTGGAGGACACGGCCATCTGCATCGGGCAGGCGCTGCGCACCGCCCTGGGGGACAAGCGTGGCATCCGGCGCTTCGGCGACGCCCTCGTCCCGCTCGACGAGGCCCTGGCCCAGGCCGTCGTCGACGTGTCCGGCCGGCCCTACCTCGTGCACGACGGGGAGTCCGAGGCCTTCGTCCACCACCTCCTGGGCGGGCACTTCACCGGCTCGATGGTCCGGCACGTCCTCGAGGCGATCGCGTACCACGCGGGCATCTGCCTGCACGTGCGCGTCGTGTCCGGCAGGGACCCCCACCACGTCGCCGAGGCCGAGTTCAAGGCCCTGGCCCGGGCGCTGCGCGCCGCGGTGGAGCCTGACCCGAGGGTCGAGGGGATCCCCTCGACGAAGGGGGCGCTGTGA
- a CDS encoding histidinol-phosphate transaminase, with protein MSTIRPRPGLEGCEPYGAPELEVPVRLNVNENPYPPSEAVVAGIAAAVAGAAAGANRYPDRDFPALRTALADYLAVESGVRLPPERIWAANGSNEVMLHILQAFGGPGRPCLSFAPTYSMYPEYARDTLTPFVTERRSDDFTLGSPDSDDPGQGIQGITEAVRAHRPAVIIVASPNNPTGTALPTHQLRALLDAARGSGPVDLEGRPCDALVVVDEAYGEFRRPGVPSALELLEDNPHLVVTRTMSKAFGMAGLRLGYMAAGTSVVEALRVVRLPYHLSALTQAAALAALGHREELMAQVASLRAERDELVTWLRSRGLTAHDSDANFVLFGPFADRDAVWRDLLDDGVLIRVVGPPGYLRVSVGTPEETARFRAALTRTLSSPEHTTAQEALA; from the coding sequence GTGAGCACGATCCGTCCCCGCCCCGGCCTCGAGGGCTGCGAGCCCTACGGCGCCCCCGAGCTCGAGGTCCCGGTGCGCCTCAACGTCAACGAGAACCCCTACCCGCCCTCCGAGGCGGTCGTGGCGGGTATCGCGGCGGCGGTCGCCGGCGCGGCCGCCGGGGCCAACCGCTACCCCGACCGTGACTTCCCGGCGCTGCGCACGGCCCTGGCGGACTATCTCGCCGTCGAGTCCGGCGTGCGCCTGCCTCCTGAGCGGATCTGGGCGGCCAACGGCTCCAACGAGGTCATGCTCCACATCCTCCAGGCCTTCGGCGGCCCCGGTCGCCCGTGCCTCAGCTTCGCCCCCACCTACTCGATGTACCCCGAGTACGCCCGAGACACCCTCACCCCCTTCGTCACCGAGCGGCGCTCTGACGACTTCACGCTCGGCTCCCCCGACAGCGACGACCCAGGACAGGGGATCCAGGGGATCACGGAGGCCGTGCGGGCCCACCGCCCCGCCGTCATCATCGTCGCCAGCCCGAACAACCCCACCGGGACCGCGCTGCCGACACACCAGCTCCGTGCCCTGCTCGATGCCGCCCGGGGCAGCGGTCCGGTCGACCTCGAGGGCCGGCCCTGCGACGCCCTCGTCGTCGTCGACGAGGCCTACGGGGAGTTCCGCCGCCCCGGGGTCCCCAGTGCGCTCGAGCTCCTCGAGGACAACCCCCACCTCGTGGTCACCCGGACGATGAGCAAGGCCTTCGGCATGGCGGGGCTGCGCCTGGGGTACATGGCAGCCGGTACGAGCGTCGTCGAGGCGCTGCGTGTCGTTCGCCTGCCCTACCACCTCTCGGCCCTGACCCAGGCGGCGGCGCTCGCCGCCCTGGGGCACCGCGAGGAGCTCATGGCTCAGGTCGCCTCCCTGCGCGCCGAGCGCGACGAGCTGGTCACGTGGCTGCGCTCCCGTGGCCTGACCGCCCACGACTCCGACGCCAACTTCGTCCTGTTCGGCCCCTTCGCCGACCGCGACGCGGTGTGGCGCGACCTGCTCGACGACGGGGTGCTCATCCGCGTCGTCGGCCCGCCGGGGTACCTGAGGGTCTCGGTGGGCACCCCCGAGGAGACGGCGCGCTTCCGCGCCGCGCTCACCCGGACCCTGTCCTCGCCCGAGCACACGACCGCGCAGGAGGCCCTCGCATGA
- a CDS encoding cation:proton antiporter gives MDLLVIAVVALLVIAACNQIAPRLGLASPLVLLGLGVAVGFLPMVGAIELDPEIVLEMVLPPLLFGAAVSMPVMDFRRELIAVAGLAVGLVVVTAVVLGLVVHTIVPDLPVAWAIALGAVLSPTDAVAVAIAKDLGVSHRIITILEGEGLFNDATALVLLSSATAVGLMTDTHALEPGSLVLDFVVALAVALLVGWVVGEVTTRVCARVSDPTANTVISFTIPFLASIPAEHLGGSGLVAAVVAGLVGSYRAPALVPPANRRTAQHNWRTVELVLEGGVFLTMGLQAYGIVEEVRQTTGGLAWAGLLALTAGALTVVLRAAFVVPLLAWLRSLGARSRRRYERAEERMSAFEQRLSHACDLDEEVIGARDLTPEEWKRALHRWSARLEHGRRKQRRARNDLDYFLNEPLGPREASVIIWAGMRGAVTLAAAQTLPLGTPMRPFLLLVALLVAAGSLVIQGLTLPALVRVARPQMAADGALEDERRRLVAVLGGALKDTALAQALSDRAGQLEVEPGGAGGITRSFSTVGRVLAHVDTARPRAEAPALTTTPLRRRRPAAPVTPTGPAVRTGQAAGGTWPR, from the coding sequence GCGTCGCCGTGGGGTTCCTGCCGATGGTCGGCGCCATCGAGCTCGACCCGGAGATCGTCCTGGAGATGGTCCTCCCGCCCCTGCTGTTCGGCGCGGCGGTGTCGATGCCGGTCATGGACTTCCGTCGTGAGCTCATCGCCGTGGCGGGCCTGGCCGTCGGCCTCGTCGTCGTCACGGCGGTGGTCCTGGGACTCGTGGTCCACACGATCGTCCCCGACCTTCCTGTGGCCTGGGCGATCGCGCTGGGCGCGGTGCTCAGCCCCACGGACGCGGTCGCCGTGGCCATCGCCAAGGACCTGGGGGTCTCCCACCGCATCATCACGATCCTGGAGGGCGAGGGCCTGTTCAACGACGCCACCGCCCTGGTTCTGCTCTCCTCGGCCACGGCGGTAGGGCTCATGACCGACACCCACGCCCTGGAGCCGGGCAGCCTCGTGCTCGACTTCGTCGTCGCCCTGGCGGTCGCCCTGCTCGTGGGGTGGGTGGTCGGGGAGGTGACCACCCGTGTGTGCGCCCGGGTGAGCGACCCGACCGCCAACACCGTCATCTCCTTCACGATCCCCTTCCTCGCCTCGATCCCGGCGGAGCACCTCGGCGGTTCGGGGCTCGTGGCGGCCGTTGTCGCCGGGCTCGTGGGCTCCTACCGCGCGCCGGCCCTCGTCCCGCCGGCCAACCGGCGCACGGCGCAGCACAACTGGCGCACCGTCGAGCTGGTCCTCGAGGGTGGTGTCTTCCTGACCATGGGCCTGCAGGCCTACGGGATCGTCGAGGAGGTGCGCCAGACCACCGGCGGCCTGGCCTGGGCCGGGCTCCTGGCGCTGACGGCGGGGGCGCTGACGGTCGTCCTGCGGGCGGCCTTCGTCGTGCCGCTGCTGGCCTGGTTGCGCAGCCTGGGGGCCCGCTCCCGGCGGCGATACGAGCGGGCCGAGGAACGCATGAGCGCCTTCGAGCAGCGACTGTCGCACGCCTGCGACCTCGATGAGGAGGTGATCGGCGCCCGCGATCTCACGCCGGAGGAGTGGAAGCGTGCCCTGCACCGGTGGTCGGCCCGTCTCGAGCACGGCCGGCGCAAGCAGCGGCGCGCCCGCAACGACCTCGACTACTTCCTCAACGAGCCCCTGGGCCCCCGGGAGGCCTCGGTCATCATCTGGGCCGGGATGCGGGGGGCGGTGACCCTGGCTGCCGCGCAGACCCTTCCGCTGGGGACCCCGATGCGGCCCTTCCTGCTTCTCGTGGCACTGCTCGTGGCCGCCGGATCGCTCGTCATCCAGGGGCTGACGCTGCCCGCCCTCGTCCGGGTGGCCAGGCCGCAGATGGCCGCCGACGGCGCGCTGGAGGACGAGCGGCGCCGCCTCGTGGCGGTCCTGGGCGGGGCCCTCAAGGACACGGCCCTGGCCCAGGCGCTGTCCGACCGCGCAGGCCAGCTCGAGGTCGAGCCCGGCGGTGCGGGCGGGATCACCCGCTCCTTCTCCACCGTCGGGCGAGTGCTGGCCCACGTCGACACCGCGAGGCCCAGGGCAGAGGCCCCGGCCCTGACGACGACTCCGCTGCGCCGCAGGAGGCCGGCGGCACCGGTGACACCAACGGGTCCGGCGGTACGGACGGGTCAGGCAGCGGGCGGGACCTGGCCCCGTTGA